From the genome of Ananas comosus cultivar F153 linkage group 18, ASM154086v1, whole genome shotgun sequence, one region includes:
- the LOC109724313 gene encoding magnesium-chelatase subunit ChlH, chloroplastic, which translates to MSSLVSTPFTHPSSARIELLSSASQRHHIFLHSFLPRSSSSGSSSRSVRNGRTVRCAVLGNGLFTQTNPDVRRIVPPDADRSLPRVKVVYVVLEAQYQSSLSAAVRALNAERRYASFEVVGYLVEELRDESTYRTFCEDLADANVFIGSLIFVEELALKIKAAVEKERDRMDAVLVFPSMPEVMRLNKLGSFSMSQLGQSKSPFFQLFKRKKQSAGFAESMLKLVRTLPKVLKYLPSDKAQDARLYILSLQFWLGGSPDNLRNFLKMIAGSYVPALRGAKIDYADPVLFLDSGIWHPLAPCMYGDVKEYLNWYGTRRDADERLKDPNAPVVGLVLQRSHIVTGDDGHYVAVIMELEARGAKVIPIFAGGLDFSGPAERYLIDPVTGKPFVHAVVSLTGFALVGGPARQDHPRAIEALSKLDVPYIVALPLVFQTTEEWLNSTLGLHPIQVALQVALPELDGGMEPIVFSGRDPRTGKSHALHKRVEQLCTRAIRWAELKRKSKEEKKLAITVFSFPPDKGNVGTAAYLNVFSSIFSVLRDLKKDGYNVEGLPDTPEALIEDVIHDKEAKFSSPNLNIAHKMSVREYQQLTPYASLLEENWGKPPGNLNSDGQHLLVYGKQYGNIFIGVQPTFGYEGDPMRLLFSKSASPHHGFAAYYSFVEKIFKADAVLHFGTHGSLEFMPGKQVGMSDVCYPDSLIGNIPNIYYYAANNPSEATVAKRRSYANTISYLTPPAENAGLYKGLKQLAELISSYQSLKDTGRGPQIVSSIISTAKQCNLDKDVSLPEEGEELSPEERDLVVGKVYSKIMEIESRLLPCGLHVIGEPPTAMEAVATLVNIAALDRPEDGIYSLPGILAETVGRNIEDVYRGSDKGILADVELLRQITEASRGAIFTFVDRTTNKRGQVVDVAEKLTSMLGFGLSEPWVQYLSKTKFLRADREKLRTLFEFLGECLKLVVADNELASLKLALKGSYVEPGPGGDPIRNPKVLPTGKNIHALDPQAIPTAAAMQSAKVVVDRLIERQKADNGGKYPETVALVLWGTDNIKTYGESLAQVLWMIGVRPIADTFGRVNRVEPVSLEELGRPRIDVVVNCSGVFRDLFINQMNLLDRAVKMVAELDEPVEQNYVRKHTLQQAQELGMSVREAATRVFSNASGSYSSNVNLAVENSSWNDEKQLQDMYLSRKSFAFDSDAPGAGMMEKRKVFEMALATADATFQNLDSSEISLTDVSHYFDSDPTNLVQSLRKDGRKPSAYIADTTTANAQVRTLAETVRLDARTKLLNPKWYEGMMSSGYEGVREIEKRLTNTVGWSATSGQVDNWVYEEANTTFIEDEQMRKRLMQTNPNSFRKLVQTFLEASGRGYWETSEENLERLRQLYSEVEDKIEGIER; encoded by the exons ATGTCGTCCCTGGTCTCCACCCCCTTCACCCACCCCAGTTCGGCGAGAATAGAGCTGCTCTCCTCTGCATCCCAGAGGCACCACATTTTTCTCCACTCGTTCCTCcccaggagcagcagcagcggtAGCAGTAGCAGGTCGGTCCGCAATGGCCGGACGGTGCGGTGCGCCGTACTAGGCAACGGGCTGTTCACGCAGACCAACCCCGATGTGCGCCGCATCGTGCCCCCGGACGCGGACCGGAGCCTCCCCAGGGTGAAGGTGGTCTACGTGGTCCTCGAGGCCCAGTACCAATCCTCGCTCTCCGCGGCGGTGCGCGCCCTCAACGCCGAGCGCCGCTACGCCTCCTTCGAGGTCGTGGGCTACCTGGTGGAGGAGCTCCGCGACGAGAGCACGTACCGGACCTTCTGCGAGGACCTCGCGGACGCCAACGTGTTCATCGGCTCTCTGATCTTCGTCGAGGAGCTGGCGCTCAAGATCAAGGCGGCCGTCGAGAAGGAGCGCGACCGGATGGACGCCGTTCTCGTCTTCCCGTCCATGCCGGAGGTAATGCGGCTCAACAAGCTGGGCTCCTTCAGCATGTCGCAGCTCGGGCAGTCCAAGAGCCCCTTCTTCCAGCTCTTCAAGCGGAAGAAGCAGTCCGCCGGGTTCGCCGAGAGCATGCTGAAGCTGGTGCGCACGCTGCCCAAGGTGCTCAAGTACCTCCCCAGCGACAAGGCGCAGGACGCCCGGCTGTACATCCTCAGCCTGCAGTTCTGGCTCGGCGGCTCCCCCGACAACCTCCGGAATTTCCTTAAGATGATCGCCGGCTCCTACGTCCCGGCTCTCAGGGGCGCCAAGATCGACTACGCCGACCCGGTGCTGTTCCTCGACAGCGGTATTTGGCACCCGCTGGCCCCCTGCATGTACGGCGACGTCAAGGAGTACTTGAATTGGTACGGGACGCGGCGCGATGCCGACGAGCGGCTCAAGGACCCGAACGCGCCGGTTGTCGGATTGGTCCTGCAGAGGAGCCACATCGTCACGGGCGACGACGGCCACTACGTCGCTGTGATCATGGAGCTGGAGGCGCGGGGGGCCAAGGTGATACCCATCTTCGCGGGCGGGCTCGACTTCTCAGGCCCGGCGGAGAGGTACCTGATCGACCCCGTCACTGGCAAGCCATTCGTCCACGCCGTGGTGTCGCTCACGGGGTTCGCGCTCGTGGGCGGCCCGGCTAGGCAGGACCACCCGCGGGCGATCGAGGCGCTGAGCAAACTGGACGTGCCATACATTGTGGCTCTGCCGTTGGTGTTCCAGACCACCGAGGAGTGGCTGAACAGCACCTTGGGATTGCATCCAATTCAGGTGGCGCTGCAGGTCGCTCTCCCGGAGCTCGATGGTGGAATGGAGCCCATCGTGTTCTCCGGCCGCGACCCGAGAACAG GGAAGTCACATGCGCTGCATAAGAGGGTGGAGCAGCTGTGTACGAGAGCAATCAGGTGGGCAGAGCTGAAGAGAAAATCTAAG GAAGAGAAGAAGTTGGCAATCACTGTCTTTAGCTTTCCGCCTGACAAGGGCAACGTGGGCACAGCTGCCTACCTGAATGTCTTCTCCTCCATCTTTTCCGTCCTTCGAGACCTCAAGAAGGACGGCTACAATGTGGAGGGCCTTCCTGACACACCTGAAGCGCTCATCGAGGATGTCATCCATGACAAGGAGGCCAAGTTCAGTAGCCCCAACCTCAACATCGCTCACAAGATGAGCGTGCGTGAGTACCAGCAGCTAACACCTTATGCGTCCCTGTTGGAGGAGAACTGGGGCAAACCCCCTGGCAATCTCAATTCTGACGGCCAGCACCTCCTTGTTTATGGAAAGCAGTACGGCAATATCTTCATTGGGGTGCAGCCCACTTTTGGATATGAAGGCGACCCAATGCGCCTCTTATTCTCCAAGTCGGCTAGCCCTCACCACGGCTTTGCTGCATACTACTCCTTTGTGGAGAAGATCTTCAAGGCTGATGCTGTTCTCCATTTCGGCACTCATGGTTCTCTTGAATTCATGCCTGGGAAGCAGGTTGGGATGAGCGACGTATGCTACCCTGACAGCCTCATTGGAAACATTCCCAACATCTACTATTATGCAGCTAACAATCCGTCGGAGGCCACCGTTGCCAAGCGAAGGAGCTATGCAAACACTATAAGCTACTTAACACCGCCGGCTGAGAACGCAGGGCTTTACAAGGGACTCAAGCAACTTGCAGAGCTCATCTCGTCTTACCAATCCCTCAAAGACACTGGTCGAGGGCCACAGATTGTGAGCTCAATCATCAGCACTGCAAAGCAGTGCAACCTTGACAAAGATGTGAGCCTGCCGGAAGAAGGGGAGGAGCTTTCCCCTGAGGAGAGAGACCTCGTGGTTGGAAAGGTGTACTCAAAGATTATGGAGATCGAGTCCCGGCTTCTGCCTTGCGGGCTCCATGTGATTGGCGAGCCTCCCACTGCCATGGAGGCTGTGGCAACGTTGGTGAACATTGCTGCTCTCGACCGTCCTGAGGATGGTATTTACTCACTTCCAGGCATACTGGCGGAGACTGTAGGCAGAAACATTGAGGATGTGTACAGAGGAAGTGACAAAGGTATTCTGGCTGATGTTGAGCTTCTTCGGCAAATAACAGAGGCATCGCGCGGTGCGATATTCACCTTTGTGGATCGGACAACGAACAAGAGAGGGCAAGTTGTCGATGTTGCTGAGAAGCTGACCTCGATGCTTGGGTTCGGCCTCAGTGAGCCATGGGTGCAGTACCTGTCCAAGACCAAGTTTCTCAGAGCAGACAGGGAGAAGCTCAGGACCTTGTTTGAGTTCTTGGGAGAGTGTTTGAAGCTGGTTGTGGCGGACAATGAGCTTGCGAGTCTGAAACTGGCCCTCAAGGGCAGCTATGTGGAGCCCGGCCCTGGCGGGGATCCAATCCGAAACCCGAAGGTGCTTCCCACTGGGAAGAACATCCATGCACTGGACCCTCAGGCAATTCCAACTGCAGCTGCAATGCAGAGTGCCAAAGTGGTGGTCGATCGGCTGATAGAACGGCAGAAGGCAGACAATGGAGGGAAATACCCTGAGACAGTCGCTCTTGTGCTCTGGGGTACCGATAACATCAAGACTTATGGGGAGTCTCTGGCCCAAGTGCTGTGGATGATCGGTGTCAGGCCCATTGCTGATACCTTTGGCCGTGTGAACCGTGTGGAGCCTGTCAGCCTTGAAGAGCTCGGCCGGCCTAGGATCGATGTGGTTGTCAATTGCTCTGGTGTTTTCAGGGATCTCTTCATCAACCAG ATGAATCTGCTTGACCGGGCAGTGAAGATGGTTGCAGAACTGGACGAACCTGTGGAGCAAAACTATGTCCGGAAGCACACCTTGCAGCAGGCGCAGGAGTTGGGCATGTCGGTGCGTGAGGCAGCGACACGCGTCTTCTCGAATGCATCAGGCTCCTATTCTTCCAACGTCAACCTGGCGGTGGAGAACTCGTCATGGAACGATGAGAAGCAACTGCAGGACATGTACCTCAGCCGCAAGTCGTTCGCGTTTGACAGCGATGCTCCTGGGGCGGGCATGATGGAGAAGCGCAAGGTGTTTGAGATGGCGCTAGCGACGGCCGATGCCACGTTCCAGAACCTGGACTCTTCGGAGATCTCGCTGACTGATGTGAGCCACTACTTTGACTCGGACCCGACGAACCTGGTGCAGTCACTGCGCAAAGATGGCCGGAAGCCAAGCGCGTACATTGCCGACACGACGACGGCAAATGCACAGGTGCGGACGCTGGCTGAGACGGTGCGGCTGGACGCGAGGACGAAGCTTCTGAACCCGAAGTGGTACGAAGGGATGATGTCGAGCGGTTATGAGGGAGTGCGGGAGATCGAGAAGCGACTAACAAACACTGTGGGGTGGAGCGCGACGTCAGGGCAGGTGGACAACTGGGTGTATGAGGAGGCCAACACGACGTTCATCGAGGACGAGCAGATGCGGAAGCGGCTTATGCAGACCAACCCCAACTCCTTCCGGAAGCTTGTGCAGACATTTCTTGAAGCTAGCGGCAGGGGCTACTGGGAGACATCTGAGGAGAACCTTGAGAGGCTTAGGCAGCTCTACTCTGAAGTCGAGGACAAGATCGAAGGGATCGAGCGGTAG